The genomic stretch TCACACATATTATTGCTTAATTTACTGTTATCATTGAACGAGTAAAGTATGTTGTTTTCTTGTACACTCCCTGAAAATATCAGCATATAGTGAAAACTGTATGTACAGTTAATTGGGACACAGCTTGTGTCTCAACCAGACTTAATTTCTAGACCCCACATGTTCacagtttcttctctcttttgttctcttcTTGCTTTCCTGCAGTCGTACTTTGTCACCGACTATGACCCCACAATTGAAGACTCTTATACCAAGCAGTGTGTGATTGACGAAAGAGCGGCCAGGCTCGACAGTAAGTGCACTTTGCTGAACAAACACCAACAGAGCAAATACACGCACAAAGCCTACAGACGTAGgttatttgtatgtttatattGCACTAGAGGAATTTATTGTAAAAGTCTATTTTGCTGCAaagtgatttgtgtgtgtgtgtgtgtgtgtgtgtgtgtgtgtgtgtgtgtgtgtgtgtgtgtgtgtgtgtgtgtgtgtgtgtgtgtgtgtgtgtgtgtgtgtgtgtgtgtgtgtgcactctctctctctagtcctTGACACAGCTGGACAGGAAGAGTTTGGAGCCATGAGAGAACAATACATGAGGACAGGGGAGGGCTTCCTGCTCGTCTTCTCAGTCACTGACAGAGGAAGGTGAGTGACAGATCTCGTCATGTGCAAACTCACAGCTACAAGCTCAGTGATaagtctttctctctttctttctgtttgcaCATCTTTGTTTACTGTTTCACAATTGCACCTCCTTCGCCTCTCACTCGACTAAAACCATAAATCTTGCACCGATACTCTCACTTGTTGCCGCTTGTACTTCCGGACCCCCTTGGTagttgtcattttcttttgttctaaGCATTCCTCTCTCATCTTGTTCTCTTGAATTCACTTATTCGTGTAACTTAGCTTCCCATGTAAAGCCCATGAGCTACTTGGACAATAGTATGTGGGCTAGTATAGGGACATCTTTTTGGTGCTTGTTAAATTTAAGACTTATAACTTTTGAACCCTTCATGACATGGACTTTTTCATTTCAGTATGTATAGGCATTAACGGTCTTTTAACACCTTAAACTCCACCAACCCACTGGGGAGTGAAAGTCATGCTGTGCAGCTTAACATTGTTCAAACTTTATTCTAAACTTAAGTGGAGATCTCAAAGTTCCCAAAAACACCAAATGTTAAGTTGAATAGAATATTTCCACTTGATGTAAGGGGgtaatcacacacactgtataaaaCAGTTTTGGGTGAAAGTATTTCACTCAGTGTTTCACTTGCGTACGTAAAGAGACGGAGCAAGCcaatacagaatatacagtacCGGTATATGATTCTGTCAAACGATGTGGAATAAAATGATACTTCCAGATTTAAAGATAACATTTTAAGGGATAACATTGTCATTCTTAAGATTTCAGTCCTTGTTGATATGGTGACACCTGTAGTAATTGTGTTATTCCAGGTGCGATTTAATACTATTGCAAACACCCCTCGAGGTGAAAAATAAGCAACTCTTCTACCTGTTAATTGCACAACCGAGCAAACTCAGGTTGTTTCAATGAAGTAAAAAGAGCGAAGAgtcatcaaaaataaaatgtagagaACAAATTGCGCTGGATTACCTGCAAGCAATAACGGACTCAATAATAATCCCAACAAAAACTATAGAAAACCACTAAATGTAAACGCATTAACTGGCTTTTGCAGAAGAAATGCAGAACATCAATTGCATCCAAAATGATTTGATTACATGAAAATCTTAAAAACTAGATGATAacgggtaaaaaaaaaaaaaagggttttcaCTGATTTTAAAGCTATGTGATGTGAAGttaactttaaaatatatttcacattacACTATATAATATTCTTCTTGTAGTCAGTCTGTCAGATCTCATCCTCCCTGTCTTTGTACCCCTGCCCAGCAGTGCAATGAGCTGCATTCCCCTCTCACCCACAGCCCCCTCCTAATGTTTATGTTGTAAACAGTCTTTCCTTCCTCCATTTATATTAGTCAAGTCTTTCCAGATTTACTATGTGCTCAGCAAGCTGTCTGCGGGTCCATGGCTGGAATGCCGTCCCGGGTTTGTGGTTgcattctgtctctttttttccccccaagattgacatttttatttgctgTTTGGTTGAAAAAGTGCACATGGTCTTTTATACTATAGTGGGACTACGGTCAGGTCAGTGCACCGAGCAGAACCGcagacattttgtgtttctgtaataGTGCGgatgactttttcttttctctttgctgACACATTCAACCTGTCCGTCCGATCCACATTGGCGGCGACCCCAACTTCtgggtgtgttttgtgtgcgtgGGTGGGTCATTTAGCTACATTGCAATGTTGGGCGCATTTTTAAATCGATGTATGCGTCTACACGTAAAAACTTAAATAACCTGTTTGTGCAGAAAACACCACATAACGCAATGTGATGTGTTTTCACAGCTTTGAAGAAATCTACAAATTCCAAAGACAAATTCTCCGAGTGAAAGACCGAGATGAATTCCCTATGATCCTCGTAGGAAACAAAGCAGACCTGGAACTACAGAGACAAGTAAGTCCAAAAGAGATCTGAATCCACCGACTGACAAACATGCACCCCGTTTGATCATCTGAAGACATGATATCAACCAGTCTGGAGGGCTGACATTAGAAAGGGGAAGCGAGCGTTGCAGCTGCAGCAATCTGCCAATATACAACAGGATGTGAGTGAAAGGATAAAAGAGATGCTGTAGAAATGGTGGAATCAGGAGgggaggatggatggagaaaAAAGGGAGTGTGAAGAAATTATGAATTTTCTGcctgttagtatgcagtgagtccACACCACCCTCTTATGGTGAAAATGAGCATTACAGGCACATATAGCTTCAATCAATGGGTTTATCATCTTTGATAACATGATAAATAATGGTATTAACTTTCTCATAATAACACTTTAGTGTATGTAATCGTATATTTAACATCAATAGTTTTTTTTCAACTGTATGCCATTTCACAACTAACTAATGATAGTTGGTCAGTTTCTTATTTTCTCATCTTTTTTAACTAGTCTTTTTCTGTCATGGGCTATAGTCTAGTTTTGGAtctaataactttttttttcattagtcCAGTTATGTACACAGCAGTTTCAAAAAGAGGGTGTCTCAGATCCATAAATACTCATAAGTGTGTTCTAAgttaacacaataaaaaaaaaatgggacatgcacacaaaacaatGCTTCCATGTTGGTGTTTAAAGGAAAATATTGTCTCACAGTACACTATGTACTGAAAAGGATTgtggtattaaaaaaaaaaaaaaaatgggaaCGATATTGTGAATTCTCAGGAGAAAGTGGAAATTGAAGTGAAAGAAGTGGAGTTGTTGAGTGTCactgtaaatatgtaatacTTTCCTGTTTGAATAGATTTTTAACTAAGAAAAGGACACACATTGGAAAGTAACAAGGTTCTTCTTTCACTGTTATTAAGGGTCACTTTCACTTGGATGTGAAAGTCTGAACATGTGTGGTATGCACTAAAAACTGAATTCTATATATTTAGTCATATGCACGTATGGTATGTAGCACTCACTTAGTACTACAGCAGTTTTATCACAAAATAATCCTCTATTTCTATGCACACCTGGATAGGAAATGTTATCAATGAGCTGAGATTTGTTCTGGATTTGGTCATAACTATACCATTGTAGTCTGGATGCAGTTAGCCACTGTTTGTATGCAAGTGTTACATTAAAGAGAAGTATATGTACAAACAGTGCATGCTATCTAATGCATTAATATGACATTTCTTGCCATTTAATTTCACTGCTTTATCTCTACCTTTCAGAAGATAACCAGTACagatgtttcagtgtttcataaaCGCATGGCTTTGGAAAATGCGTTTACATGTGCTAGATCTAAATTTACATTGAAGTTGCAGCCCATCATTATTCCCTCCTTCTTTTTTCCTCAGGTAACCCAGGAAGAGGGCCAGCAGCTGGCCAGACAACTGAAGGTCACATATATGGAGGCTTCAGCCAAAATCCGTATGAACGTAGACCAGGCTTTCCACGAGCTGGTTAGAGTAATCAGGTAGGTGATTTATAAAGGTAACGTTTACATATTGTCCTCAAGTGGATCTTTAAGTGACTCAAATGTGCACTTATTCAAAGGTATAATGGTGGCTCAAAAAGATTCACAAGCAGGCACTCCTGTAATAACTGTTGATGATGCAGTATAGTGTGACggttttgtaaatgtaacattaaataTGCACAACTCAGGTGAGTGCGCCGGTGCAGCCTTGGTCAATGACCATGAATAATTTCTGCTTCATGTCTGGCCAGGGGCCTTTGTTGcatttctccctctttcactgTCACTTCTCTACGGTTAACTATTCAGTAAAGACATAGAATTCACCCTAAAAATGACTAATGAACTATAAAGGATTATAAAAAATCATGGataaataagcaacaatcaAACTTAAAGTTTTTAATAACAAACATCTTAAggtattatttattaagagttTAACTAAACTCCTCTGATCTGCCTCAatactgtgtatgtgtggagggtttgatcagatttgattgtCAGTCGCCTGGCAACATGAGCAAACAAACCCACACATGTCATCACTTTCTGAttcaaatattgcaaaaattCCGATGGAAGTATGTCACATCGGCGTTATCCACCTGCGCCTCGCCCACTTTGAACCGGTGAGAAAAAGCTCAGACAGAAAACTCGCGGGGAAAATAACCGACACTCTGTTTCTGTCAGGTTCTGTTTcaaacaagagaaagagagagagattgcaAAAGTACACAGTGCAGCATGTCATGATCATTTTTGCTCTCTCCCAACTCCCAGGAAATTCCAAGAACAGGAATGTCCACCTTCGCCAGAACCtacaagaaaagagaaagacaagagcGGCTGCCATTGTGTGATCGTCTGAGTCAGCCTTATCACTGTAACTCATGCAGCTACTCTCTACCACCCCACCCACTCTGCCTGACATCACATCCTAAGTGGATGACTGACCGCTGCCTTCTCCACGTGCATGACTTCAGACGGCCTTTTCTGAGATACTTTGACCAGGAACTGCTGTCCCCGGGACATCACTATGGACAACTGACGATGCCAAATTTTAACACCACTCTACCTTCAGCCGTAATCTAATTCAAACGAGAGAGTCCCAACACTAAACATTGCCTTCTGAATCAGCCTGACAAATTTAATGTTTTGTACTCTGAAGGACTTCTCTTGCCTTGTAGTGACATTTGTACTTGCTACCGAGATTGAATGAAAACTATATATCCAGAATGTTAATGAGTTTCTTTAGTTTCAAGTGTTTGACCAGAGCAGAGAGATTATCCTATGAAGCTTTGTGTATGTTGTGCCATATCCACCTTTACTCCCATGTGCTAATCTGCTACTGTACATATGTGACATTTGTTGTGATTTTCAAAGTGTACTTCTAATGATCTATTAAATCACCACAGTACAGTGTGTGAGGTTGAGTTTGGTTTTACATATATGAAAGTGAATATataagtatgtatataaatataaagccTAGACAGCCCTTAAAGCTACAATGATAGAACTTTCTGGCATTCTGCAGTggattcttctttgtctgtGGTTTCTGCTTTCATCTCAATTGCCAAATATGGAGTGTCTActgtatttgattttttttttttttttttaagtcttatAGAGTGAAGCATTCTTATCCTATGCCATCTCCTTAATGTTCCGAAAGTAGCAAATATGTCTGAATTTCTTTCCTCGAAGGTGGCGGTTCAGTCAAAATTGGCCATCATGCATTGTTTAAGATTTCTAAGAAGCAGTATATAAATTTATTGGTAGCATAATGTGTATCTTTGACAACTAACATGATTTCTGATCAAAACACTGAACAATGTATGCTCTATATTCAACTTTTCACAAGTAATGTTATCAAATCCATTTGTTACAAATCGAGAAGCTTTCAGAGCTCTGTTCAGTTCGGATCATTCCAATGTAATGCATCTTTTCTGTCAAACATTTAGTCTACGAAATAGATCAAGTAACTGTCATATCATTCCAATAACACAGTGgcaatgtttttctttggtgTCCTTGAATTATTTTGTTGcataactcccccccccccccccccccccaaatgatctgtcattcagaaaacaagtgGAAACATTGAGATGCACATCGTAAAACAGTCGCTCTCCAATGGGACATGAACTCACCGGACCTGCCACTTGTGGATCTATCATCACCACAGACACAAAATGCTGTTCTGCCTTCCCTTTCCACTTCTGTACTTCTGTTCGGGCATATAAATGAAGTACTGCAGTTTGTTTTCCATATCATCGTCTTGTAATATAAACAACAAGAAAATCAGATGATGGAAGTAATgtacttgattaaatgtttCTACTCTActtttatacattattttcttATCAACTAGTTGACAagtatttttatatgtttataagtGAGTACACATTCGCAGCATCgctgtgtatatatttaaagagaaaTATTTCATTCTCTTGATTTTAAACTGGATAGGACTGTTGGCCCTAATTTACAACATTGGATTATTCACCAAGATGTGACCAAGAATGTTATTTCTTATTGTGGCTTAGTAATGGataatatatttatctttgaGGTGTTCACCACCAGCTCGGCGCATACATCTCCCATGTCAGATGGGAGAGGGTCTTAGAAATTATTCTGGATAAGAGTTAAAACCACATGATTTAATTATTATGATAACTGAGATTTGAAATACCTGCTTCCCACCTTATTGCAATCCTAGTGTACATCCAAATcatactgtgttttcttttccttccatATCAGTGTCTTTTGCCCTGTGTCTAGCTTTTGGtgctaaaataaaatctgtCATTGAGCCAGATGGGGTAGAGAATCTTTCTTTTAGATTCAAAAAGCTGCACAGACCTGAGTCTTACATAGTGAGCCTTGTGTAAGTAGGAGCATTATTATTCACAGGATGACTAAATGGTGTTAAAGCATCACTATGACCACTCATATATAGAAAACAGTAAGGACaggacatttatttatcttttaaatcTGGTTGGTTAGTCCAGATCTACATTGATCTACTTTAGTTTAAGTTGCTCATAAACCACGTGCTTCTCTCTtcgttatttttattttgtttttgttttgggacTACATCTATTGTAATTCCTGAATTCCCAAAATATTTTTGGCCTGTTGAATCTCCAGCATTGGTCTACCGGATAGGATGCATTTACCTTTTGGGAGGCAATATAGGCTAATAGTACATTTTCTGCTGCTAATTCTGTTCAAACACATCACGCCAGATGCTCAAAGTACATACAGTCTTCCTACTACATCCAAATTAGAGCCTTTTAGAGCAAAAGAAGAGTCTGAAaatatactgtgtattactgACATTACtgatacatacatgcatacacacatttcacCACAAGGGGGTTTTGACTAAggaaatgttaataaatgcttAAACCACTAGAGGTTAAAATATAGAACACATAACATGGAGATGTATAGATGGGTAACAAATGCAACAGAATAACATGCAACAAAGAGCTTTAATAAGGTGATGGGCGATCATGAGCAGCGTCGGTGCTCCAGTAGATGAGAGATGAATAcaattattctgaaatatatTCCCTTattgatgatggtggtggagaGAGCTGTTTAACTCCACATTCCAATATTTCCCATAGATGTTCAGTTGAGTTAAGTTCTGACGTATAAAGTCAGAAGCATAAGATTCACATAATTTTGCATCCTATTCAAACCATTATTGGTATATTCTAAAAGCTCACTGATGGTTCAGTAAAGCCAACATGCAGGGCATCACCGCTCTGAATAATGTTGCAGTTATTCTTCACAATATGTGTCCTTTTTACAGCCATTCTGTTTGTGAAAATAGGACTTCTCTGTACAAGATGTTCCCACTCCTCTCCAGAGCTGAGCTATGCTTTGACTCTGTTTGTGATTGGTGATAGAAAGTGCTTTATAAAGAACACcatatttatttgcacatttgagAAATTTGAACTGTAATTGCTCATTGGTCTCTGGTCCTTGGAGTACTATAGCATCCTAGCTAGCCCCTTGCATGTGCAAAGAGAACATCTAAATTTAGGGATTAAACAACAAAGTGCCATTAAGGTCATAATTCAGCTCTATATGTAACCTGTTTTAGTGATTTTGGTCTTGTGGGTGTAAATACATCATCTGTCCTTTGACATTTGACAAACATTGAGCAAAGCTGGTGACTATGAGTAGTAAAGCAAGTACCAACAATCCCAATGCACACACCATTATCAGCTTttcaatcaataaaacatttttaaataagtaaatatgcCATTGTTTTTATCAAATCATAGTAGCATGATGTTTGCTCCTtcacaacaacataaaaaaaaaaaaacaaaacaaacacccaCAAAACATacccacaaccccccccccacccccccacacaccacccctagacacccccccccctcccaccccccccccccccccccccccccccccccccccccccccccccccccccccccccccccccccaatgatctgtcattcagaaaacaagtgGAAACATTGAGATGCACATCGTTAAAACAGTCGCTCTCCAATGGGACATGAACTCACCGGACCTGCCACTTGTGGATCTATCATCACCACAGACACAAAATGCTGTTCTTGCCTTCCCTTTCCACTTCTGTACTTCTGTTCGGGCATATAATGAAGTACTGCAGTTTGTTTTCCATATCATCGTCTTGTAATATAAACAACAAGAAAATCAGATGATGGAAGTAATgtacttgattaaatgtttCTACTCTActtttatacattattttcttATCAAACTAGTTGACAagtatttttatatgtttataagtGAGTACACATTCGCAGCATCgctgtgtatatatttaaagagaaaTATTTCATTCTCTTGATTTTAAACTGGATAGGACTGTTGGCCCTAATTTACAACATTGGATTATTCACCAAGATGTGACCAAGAATGTTATTTCTTATTGTGGCTTAGTAATGGataatatatttatctttgaGGTGTTCACCACCAGCTCGGCGCATACATCTCCCATGTCAGATGGGAGAGGGTCTTAGAAATTATTCTGGATAAGAGTTAAAACCACATGATTTAATTATTATGATAACTGAGATTTGAAATACCTGCTTCCCACCTTATTGCAATCCTAGTGTACATCCAAATcatactgtgttttctttttcttccataTCAGTGTCTTTTGCCCTGTGTCTAGCTTTTGGtgctaaaataaaatctgtCATTGAGCCAGATGGGGTAGAGAATCTTTCTTTTAGATTCAAAAAGCTGCACAGACCTGAGTCTTACATAGTGAGCCTTGTGTAAGTAGGAGCATTATTATTCACAGGATGACTAAATGGTGTTAAAGCATCACTATGACCACTCATATATCAGAAAACAGTAAGGACaggacatttatttatcttttaaatcTGGTTGGTTAGTCCAGATCTACATTGATCTACTTTAGTTTAAGTTGCTCATAAACCACGTGCTTCTCTCTtcgttatttttattttgtttttgttttgggacTACATCTATTGTAATTCCTGAATTCCCAAAATATTTTTGGCCTGTTGAATCTCCAGCATTGGTCTACCGGATAGGATGCATTTACCTTTTGGGAGGCAATATAGGCTAATAGTACATTTTCTGCTGCTAATTCTGTTCAAACACATCACGCCAGATGCTCAAAGTACATACAGTCTTCCTACTACATCCAAATTAGAGCCTTTTAGAGCAAAAGAAGAGTCTGAAaatatactgtgtattactgACATTACtgatacatacatgcatacacacatttcacCACAAGGGGGTTTTGACTAAggaaatgttaataaatgcttAAACCACTAGAGGTTAAAATATAGAACACATAACATGGAGATGTATAGATGGGTAACAAATGCAACAGAATAACATGCAACAAAGAGCTTTAATAAGGTGATGGGCGATCATGAGCAGCGTCGGTGCTCCAGTAGATGAGAGATGAATAcaattattctgaaatatatTCCCTTattgatgatggtggtggagaGAGCTGTTTAACTCCACATTCCAATATTTCCCATAGATGTTCAGTTGAGTTAAGTTCTGACGTATAAAGTCAGAAGCATAAGATTCACATAATTTTGCATCCTATTCAAACCATTATTGGTATATTCTAAAAGCTCACTGATGGTTCAGTAAAGCCAACATGCAGGGCATCACCGCTCTGAATAATGTTGCAGTTATTCTTCACAATATGTGTCCTTTTTACAGCCATTCTGTTTGTGAAAATAGGACTTCTCTGTACAAGATGTTCCCACTCCTCTCCAGAGCTGAGCTATGCTTTGACTCTGTTTGTGATTGGTGATAGAAAGTGCTTTATAAAGAACACcatatttatttgcacatttgagAAATTTGAACTGTAATTGCTCATTGGTCTCTGGTCCTTGGAGTACTATAGCATCCTAGCTAGCCCCTTGCATGTGCAAAGAGAACATCTAAATTTAGGATTAAACAACAAAGTGCCATTAAGGTCATAATTCAGCTCTATATGTAACCTGTTTTAGTGATTTTGGTCTTGTGGGTGTAAATACATCATCTGTCCTTTGACATTTGACAAACATTGAGCAAAGCTGGTGACTATGAGTAGTAAAGCAAGTACCAACAATCCCAATGCACACACCATTATCAGCTTttcaatcaataaaacatttttaaataagtaaatatgcCATTGTTTTTATCAAATCATAGTAGCATGATGTTTGCTCCTTCAAAAAAAAGTGACgatggaaagaaaaaatatcTTTGTGAAATGGAGGTGTTATCCAGCCTGGGCTGTTACAGCTCATGTGACCTTTTTGTTCAATTGTTGGCTTAAATGAGAGATATTAGACACTGGGATTCACAGGGTACTGAAATGGCAGCTCAAGAGGAATTACTGCCTGCCCATTGCATTCAtttccatctctcttctctggATTGGTTCACCTAATATTAAGATGTTTTAAAGCATCTCCATGTTTGCACAAAATCACAGTACAGACATCCAAATAACTGTCATGCTGTGTGTGAGCCAGATtctgtgtaaaatataaaaatcgGGCCTATTCTAATTTGCATTAAATTATATCCACGGTCAAATACTTCTTGAGGGTACTCACATAACATTCCATTcagtattttataataaatgtgtttgtgggcTATTTACACAGTTAGGCTACTATATGCCCTTTTATACTGATCAGCAAATGAGATGCCAATAATCAAGATAAACAAATCACAGTTTCAACCATGTTTAATCAGGCTGAAGTGTCCGAGACTATTGACACGTCGGACACAGTCGGGATTTTGTTAAAATGAATCAGCGTTGTGGGTCCGCGTGAGTGAAATAGGCTCAGCATCCGCGCGTGCACAGTGAGCTGACAGCTCGCGCTCCCCTCTCTGTGATGGTATAGCCCATAGGAGAGCGTCTGGGTCTGAACAGCCTCTCTTGCTCCTTCACTTTACGGCGATTCCTTTAGTTCGTGTTTGCTTTGGGTTAGTGAAGACGGAGATAGGAGCGTTTACGCTTTCATTTTGCCGTCTCACCACCAAGTCCAGTCCGTCCAGTTCGCCGGAGACATGGAGGGAGTCAGCAGCAACAGGAGCATGTCTTACAGTAGGTGGAGTTATGACAGGTAAGCGAGCTTTTTCCCATAATGGCAAGTGTAGCCTACGTATAAAACCAAAAAGCTAGTTTGCGTTTCGTTTGTTTTGTCATACTAGGGCGATATTGCAGGCTAAAGGTTGGTGGGAACCCCCTTCATGCGCAAT from Cottoperca gobio chromosome 3, fCotGob3.1, whole genome shotgun sequence encodes the following:
- the rras2 gene encoding ras-related protein R-Ras2 isoform X2 produces the protein MREQYMRTGEGFLLVFSVTDRGSFEEIYKFQRQILRVKDRDEFPMILVGNKADLELQRQVTQEEGQQLARQLKVTYMEASAKIRMNVDQAFHELVRVIRKFQEQECPPSPEPTRKEKDKSGCHCVIV
- the rras2 gene encoding ras-related protein R-Ras2 isoform X1 translates to MAGWKDGSVQEKYRLVVVGGGGVGKSALTIQFIQSYFVTDYDPTIEDSYTKQCVIDERAARLDILDTAGQEEFGAMREQYMRTGEGFLLVFSVTDRGSFEEIYKFQRQILRVKDRDEFPMILVGNKADLELQRQVTQEEGQQLARQLKVTYMEASAKIRMNVDQAFHELVRVIRKFQEQECPPSPEPTRKEKDKSGCHCVIV